One Glycine soja cultivar W05 chromosome 7, ASM419377v2, whole genome shotgun sequence genomic window, TGGTATTAGGCATATGGATGATTAATTATAACACTAGAAAATTACTATCCAATAAAACGTATGAAGTACTTACAAAACTGTGAGGTTGGTTTgttagaaagagaaaaaagttacTTCGGTtccatttttttacaaattttaactctcattaatcatttattcacatatttccttatttgaaataataaaatttaatctttaagaaaatactgcttcaacaaacaacaaACCACATTTACatcctaatattttattttatctatcgctgctatttataaagaaatctctcttaatttTACTCCGCTTCTATTCTTAAAATCCCTCCACTTGTCGTCCTTGGTTTGATTTAAAGACAGAGTAAACGAAATAAATTGTAACAAAATGAACTGTACTTGACAGTATGCGAGAATTTAGTCAAATGTTAAACACAAAGAAACTCTTTTAAACGAAGATCAAACTAGCACAAAACAGGAACAACCATTAGTATTTACTATAgtaatatttgaataaatttatctACCATAtttgtagaagaaaaataaaagaataaaataacataaatttttatatacgttaaaactaatttatatatctgaattttaagaaaaattaaataaaataacttatataaTAGTACTCAAAATATACAACTTGATTTTatagttcaattttttaaaatattgttagaataaaagattttaacattattaattaattaaatagaaatcataataaatattatttttaaagcaattataataaaagttaaatttgtaattatcTGAAGATcagaaattattaattaatttgggaCCACTTTGTGTTCCTGGTCTGAACCAATATCAAAGTAACACACGACACATCTAAGTTATTGaatttacaaacaaaaaaaatttaacaataccGGATTAATAATcatatagaaattaattaatagaaatCATCATAATTGTGaaccacttaataatttttcacaaaatgatGCTGTAAAAATGCAAACTATTTATTCTTGATTTTAacctagaagaaaaaaataattttattttattttcttttgttaatgtAAAATTTCATTATGTCTAGTTTGTAGGAAGCATACCTCACGTGCCTTAGTACTTTCCCCAGCTCTGGCTCTAACACCCTTCCAATGTTTCACCTCCCCATTTCCATTCCCACCATTCACCATGCAAAGTCCCATAATCTTCTCCGCAGCCTCAGCCTCTGTCTCGCACCCTCTCATCAGCCTCTCCACCTCGGCCTTCGGCAGCCTCATCTTAAGCCTCAGTCCCCCATTCTCTGCCGGCTCACTCGACAGCGGCTTCATGATCGTAAGATCCGAAGCAGACCGCCGAGCCAGAACTAGACTCTCGAGCCTGTCCTTGGCGCTCATGTTGATCCCCGAGCGAACCCTCCTCGGCGCCACCGTCGCCTCCTTCGGAAGCTCCACAAGGAAGTAAAACCTCTTCGGCATCAACTCCTTGTGGGCCTCCAAAGGCTTCGCTCTTATACCATAATGCTTCACAGCCTCGGACTCCAATAAAACAAGACCAGGGTGGTTTTTTAGCACATCACAAACTTTTATTGGGGTTTTAAGCTTGAAGGTTTCCCCATCAAT contains:
- the LOC114419233 gene encoding uncharacterized protein At1g66480-like; protein product: MGNALGGKKTTKVMKIDGETFKLKTPIKVCDVLKNHPGLVLLESEAVKHYGIRAKPLEAHKELMPKRFYFLVELPKEATVAPRRVRSGINMSAKDRLESLVLARRSASDLTIMKPLSSEPAENGGLRLKMRLPKAEVERLMRGCETEAEAAEKIMGLCMVNGGNGNGEVKHWKGVRARAGESTKAREKRVSFMPIIEGGSPIAVAS